Proteins from a genomic interval of Phlebotomus papatasi isolate M1 chromosome 3, Ppap_2.1, whole genome shotgun sequence:
- the LOC129807502 gene encoding aquaporin-4-like produces MLETRNEIYRQKSTDVGISIIGDSHTFQSQPSQVSSNVDLFGNYRGQEKTKILGISEETFDKLTRFAAEVAGTAILIFLGCGSCISGLGQEPSPMLINLSFGFAVTIIITIFGHISGAHLNPSVTILALVFRSISPVMAIFYIIAQVIGAIVGYGFLVAITPTGVFSKEDGLCTTTIHDKMSIGEAFLAEFLLTSILIFTVCGVWDPRTAKLQDSSSIRVGFAVAVLSIVGGPYTGASMNPARSLAPAIYTGIFDDQWLYWVAPPLSAVCIAYLYKYVFWREDSERKNI; encoded by the exons ATGTTGGAAACAAGAAACGAAATTTACAGGCAAAAATCCACAGATGTGGGTATATCCATCATAGGAGATTCACACACCTTCCAAAGTCAACCATCCCAAGTGTCTTCAAATGTAGATCTTTTCGGAAACTATCGTGGACAGGAAAAAACGAAGATCCTCG GAATTTCCGAGGAGACCTTCGATAAACTTACCAGATTTGCCGCAGAAGTAGCAGGAACTGCTATTCTTATATTCCTTGGCTGTGGCAGTTGTATCAGTGGACTGGGTCAAGAACCATCTCCCATGTTGATAAATTTGTCCTTTGGCTTTGCCGTCACAATCATCATTACGATATTTGGTCACATTTCTGGAGCTCACCTAAATCCCTCTGTGACGATACTCGCTCTTGTATTTCGGTCCATCAGTCCAGTG atGGCAATATTTTACATAATCGCTCAAGTTATTGGAGCAATTGTCGGCTATGGTTTTCTCGTGGCCATTACACCCACTGGTGTCTTTTCCAAAGAAGACGGTCTTTGTACCACCACCATTCACGATAAAATGTCCATCGGTGAGGCTTTTCTCGCAGAATTCCTCCTTACTTCAATACTTATCTTCACTGTTTGCGGTGTATGGGATCCTCGAACGGCTAAACTGCAGGATTCATCATCTATACGCGTGGGCTTTGCCGTTGCAGTTTTATCCATTGTAGGAGGACCTTACACAG GTGCTAGTATGAATCCTGCCAGAAGTTTAGCCCCTGCAATCTACACAGGAATCTTCGATGATCAGTGGTTATATTGGGTAGCACCTCCATTATCAGCAGTCTGCATTGCATATCTGTACAAATACGTTTTCTGGCGAGAAGATTCTGAGAGAAAGAACATCTAA
- the LOC129805235 gene encoding vitellin-degrading protease-like, with amino-acid sequence MKVLFCLAVLCATWISPSIARSTNNRIVGGEDFTIEQVPYQASLIYNDNHWCGAVLLRQNFAITAAHCFDVPDFNNFREVYRIRVGSTYINREGIVATLIDVTLHPQFDVDTYNFDVAVIQICDCFTWTERIQPIALPAANQHTPEGSLGLVTGWGRLWYQGPIPDILQGAEMPILNRDRCLETYAQINPITDSMFCAGSFYGGLDSCHGDSGGPMVFNGEVIGLVSWGIACAQVDFPGVYTNISFLRPWIDQQLP; translated from the exons atgaagGTGCTGTTTTGTCTTGCTGTGCTCTGTGCAACATGGATTAGTCCATCCATTGCGAGGTCCACCAACAATCGTATTGTTGGTGGAGAAGACTTTACCATTGAGCAAGTGCCCTACCAGGCATCTCTCATCTACAATGATAATCATTGGTGTGGTGCAGTGCTACTTCGTCAGAACTTTGCCATTACTGCTGCCCACTGTTTCGATGTGCCAGATTTCAATAATTTCCGAGAGGTATATCGCATCCGCGTAGGATCAACTTACATTAATCGTGAGGGAATTGTTGCTACGCTGATCGACGTGACGCTTCATCCGCAATTCGACGTAGATACCTACAATTTTGACGTGGCAGTGATTCAGATCTGTGACTGTTTCACCTGGACAGAACGTATCCAACCAATCGCACTTCCGGCCGCCAATCAGCACACACCCGAGGGTAGCCTTGGGCTTGTTACTGGTTGGGGAAGACTTTGG TACCAAGGCCCCATTCCAGATATTTTGCAAGGAGCTGAAATGCCAATTCTCAATCGAGATCGTTGCCTGGAGACATACGCTCAAATCAATCCCATCACAGATTCAATGTTCTGTGCTGGATCCTTCTACGGTGGTCTTGATTCCTGCCATGGAGATTCTGGTGGCCCAATGGTCTTTAATGGAGAAGTGATTGGATTGGTGTCGTGGGGCATTGCATGTGCTCAAGTAGACTTCCCTGGAGTCTACACGAACATCAGTTTCCTAAGACCCTGGATCGACCAACAACTACCTTAA
- the LOC129807547 gene encoding negative elongation factor D isoform X1, which translates to MDEEYEDEGWMGRHRVGDEEPEGPEHIENPQEVLNECLEKFSTSDYIMEPGIFTQLKRYFQAGGTPEQVINLLSHNYTAVAQMTNLIAEWLITAGVKVVDVQAMVENHLKDMILRTFDPKKADTIFTEEGETPAWLTEMIEHPTWRSLIYRLAEEYPDCLMLNFTIKLISDAGFQSEITSISTAAQQIEVFSRVLKTAITKFLTNPDDVQNSILECAKMVCHGQHTYVYSQVLIQVLSQEVKGGFNMKRLSQEITKYALQINQNVTPITMALNGSAGYPQACEALTSMLSRNTLNPADINVLYRNYSAVDPPPIDLIRNPQFLDLLVDSLFKAGVKINPEHKSKYIFLLAYAASVCETQTKKGGQMKRTINKDELKNTTQAIEKVHAICNVNKGSTELIADLQVLYNCIRYPVVGVGVIRWVENTVTEPSYFKLSTDSCPPHLALLDEVATVHSSLHPQILRLLIRLFESKQDELEILVQLEMRKMLLDRMVNLLTRGCVVPVVKYIKQCCQRGDTDISLIRYFVTEVLETITHPYSPEFVQLFLPMVENEEITGSMRGEGDQDPVSEFIVYCRPVGRQ; encoded by the exons ATGGACGAGGAGTATGAGGATGAGGGATGGATGGGACGCCACAGAGTAGGCGACGAAGAG cccGAGGGACCAGAACACATTGAAAATCCTCAGGAAGTGCTCAATGAGTGCCTGGAGAAATTTTCCACCTCAGATTATATCATGGAGCCGGGTATATTTACCCAACTCAAAAGATATTTTCAAGCGGGCGGCACTCCTGAGCAGGTCATCAATCTCTTATCTCACAATTACACTGCGGTGGCTCAGATGACCAATCTCATAGCTGAGTGGCTCATAACAGCCGGAGTGAAGGTTGTGGATGTCCAGGCTATGGTGGAGAATCACCTAAAAGACATGATTCTGAGGACTTTTGACCCAAAGAAGGCTGATACGATTTTCACAGAAGAGGGAGAG aCACCAGCCTGGTTGACTGAAATGATTGAGCATCCCACATGGAGATCGTTAATTTATCGCTTAGCTGAAGAGTATCCTGACTGCCTTATGCTGAACTTTACAATAAAGCTGATCTCAGATGCTGGATTCCAAAGTGAGATCACATCCATTTCCACAGCAGCCCAGCAGATTGAAGTGTTTTCACGTGTCCTAAAAACTGCCATCACAAAATTCCTCACAAATCCTGATGATGTACAAAATTCCATTCTCGAATGTGCC AAAATGGTCTGCCATGGACAACATACGTACGTCTACAGCCAAGTTCTCATACAGGTTCTCTCCCAAGAGGTCAAAGGGGGTTTCAACATGAAGCGACTCTCGCAGGAAATCACTAAATACGCCCTTCAAAT aaatcaaaATGTGACTCCAATTACGATGGCTCTGAATGGATCAGCGGGATATCCTCAAGCATGTGAAGCTCTGACATCAATGCTATCGCGAAATACTCTCAATCCGGCTGACATCAATGTTCTCTATCGCAATTATTCTGCTGTTGATCCTCCACCAATTGATCTCATTAGAAATCCCCAATTTTTGGACTTGCTCGTGGATTCGCTCTTCAAAGCTGGGGTAAAGATCAATCCTGAGCATAAGTCCAAGTACATCTTCCTACTGGCATATGCAGCTAGTGTATGTGAGACGCAAACAAAGAAGGGTGGTCAGATGAAACGCACAATCAACAAGGATGAACTGAAAAACACAACTCAAGCCATTGAGAAAGTTCATGCAATCTGCAATGTCAACAAAGGTTCAACAGAATTAATTGCTGATTTGCAGGTGCTGTACAATTGCATCCGATATCCGGTGGTTGGAGTTGGTGTTATTCGTTGGGTTGAGAATACAGTTACGGAGCCGTCTTATTTCAAATTATCCACGGACAGTTGTCCTCCGCATTTGGCTCTCCTGGATGAAGTGGCTACTGTACACAGTTCTCTCCATCCACAAATCCTACGTTTATTGATTCGTTTATTTGAGTCCAAGCAGGATGAACTGGAGATCCTGGTGCAACTTGAAATGCGAAAAATGTTGCTGGATCGTATGGTGAACCTCCTGACGCGCGGTTGTGTAGTCCCTGTGGTCAAGTACATCAAACAGTGCTGCCAAAGGGGTGACACCGATATCTCCCTCATTCGCTATTTTGTCACTGAAGTATTGGAAACTATCACACACCCCTATTCGCCGGAATTTGTGCAGCTCTTTCTGCCAATGGTGGAAAATGAGGAGATCACGGGATCCATGCGAGGTGAAGGTGATCAAGATCCCGTATCCGAATTTATCG
- the LOC129807547 gene encoding negative elongation factor D isoform X2, translated as MEPGIFTQLKRYFQAGGTPEQVINLLSHNYTAVAQMTNLIAEWLITAGVKVVDVQAMVENHLKDMILRTFDPKKADTIFTEEGETPAWLTEMIEHPTWRSLIYRLAEEYPDCLMLNFTIKLISDAGFQSEITSISTAAQQIEVFSRVLKTAITKFLTNPDDVQNSILECAKMVCHGQHTYVYSQVLIQVLSQEVKGGFNMKRLSQEITKYALQINQNVTPITMALNGSAGYPQACEALTSMLSRNTLNPADINVLYRNYSAVDPPPIDLIRNPQFLDLLVDSLFKAGVKINPEHKSKYIFLLAYAASVCETQTKKGGQMKRTINKDELKNTTQAIEKVHAICNVNKGSTELIADLQVLYNCIRYPVVGVGVIRWVENTVTEPSYFKLSTDSCPPHLALLDEVATVHSSLHPQILRLLIRLFESKQDELEILVQLEMRKMLLDRMVNLLTRGCVVPVVKYIKQCCQRGDTDISLIRYFVTEVLETITHPYSPEFVQLFLPMVENEEITGSMRGEGDQDPVSEFIVYCRPVGRQ; from the exons ATGGAGCCGGGTATATTTACCCAACTCAAAAGATATTTTCAAGCGGGCGGCACTCCTGAGCAGGTCATCAATCTCTTATCTCACAATTACACTGCGGTGGCTCAGATGACCAATCTCATAGCTGAGTGGCTCATAACAGCCGGAGTGAAGGTTGTGGATGTCCAGGCTATGGTGGAGAATCACCTAAAAGACATGATTCTGAGGACTTTTGACCCAAAGAAGGCTGATACGATTTTCACAGAAGAGGGAGAG aCACCAGCCTGGTTGACTGAAATGATTGAGCATCCCACATGGAGATCGTTAATTTATCGCTTAGCTGAAGAGTATCCTGACTGCCTTATGCTGAACTTTACAATAAAGCTGATCTCAGATGCTGGATTCCAAAGTGAGATCACATCCATTTCCACAGCAGCCCAGCAGATTGAAGTGTTTTCACGTGTCCTAAAAACTGCCATCACAAAATTCCTCACAAATCCTGATGATGTACAAAATTCCATTCTCGAATGTGCC AAAATGGTCTGCCATGGACAACATACGTACGTCTACAGCCAAGTTCTCATACAGGTTCTCTCCCAAGAGGTCAAAGGGGGTTTCAACATGAAGCGACTCTCGCAGGAAATCACTAAATACGCCCTTCAAAT aaatcaaaATGTGACTCCAATTACGATGGCTCTGAATGGATCAGCGGGATATCCTCAAGCATGTGAAGCTCTGACATCAATGCTATCGCGAAATACTCTCAATCCGGCTGACATCAATGTTCTCTATCGCAATTATTCTGCTGTTGATCCTCCACCAATTGATCTCATTAGAAATCCCCAATTTTTGGACTTGCTCGTGGATTCGCTCTTCAAAGCTGGGGTAAAGATCAATCCTGAGCATAAGTCCAAGTACATCTTCCTACTGGCATATGCAGCTAGTGTATGTGAGACGCAAACAAAGAAGGGTGGTCAGATGAAACGCACAATCAACAAGGATGAACTGAAAAACACAACTCAAGCCATTGAGAAAGTTCATGCAATCTGCAATGTCAACAAAGGTTCAACAGAATTAATTGCTGATTTGCAGGTGCTGTACAATTGCATCCGATATCCGGTGGTTGGAGTTGGTGTTATTCGTTGGGTTGAGAATACAGTTACGGAGCCGTCTTATTTCAAATTATCCACGGACAGTTGTCCTCCGCATTTGGCTCTCCTGGATGAAGTGGCTACTGTACACAGTTCTCTCCATCCACAAATCCTACGTTTATTGATTCGTTTATTTGAGTCCAAGCAGGATGAACTGGAGATCCTGGTGCAACTTGAAATGCGAAAAATGTTGCTGGATCGTATGGTGAACCTCCTGACGCGCGGTTGTGTAGTCCCTGTGGTCAAGTACATCAAACAGTGCTGCCAAAGGGGTGACACCGATATCTCCCTCATTCGCTATTTTGTCACTGAAGTATTGGAAACTATCACACACCCCTATTCGCCGGAATTTGTGCAGCTCTTTCTGCCAATGGTGGAAAATGAGGAGATCACGGGATCCATGCGAGGTGAAGGTGATCAAGATCCCGTATCCGAATTTATCG